In one Corynebacterium bovis DSM 20582 = CIP 54.80 genomic region, the following are encoded:
- the gdhA gene encoding NADP-specific glutamate dehydrogenase, whose amino-acid sequence MDVDKTVKGYYDQILTRNAGEPEFHQAVAEVLDSLKYVLRKDEHYADDGLIQRLTEPERQIIFRVPWIDDNGQVQVNRGFRVQFNSVLGPYKGGLRFHPSVNLGIIKFLGFEQIFKNSLTGLPIGGGKGGSDFDPKGRSDREVMRFCQSFMTELHRHIGDKIDVPAGDIGVGGREIGYLFGQYRRMTGRHESGTLTGKGLNWGGSLVRTEATGYGTVYFTQEMMAAHNERMHGARIIVSGSGNVAIYAIQKAQELGATVVAFSDSSGFVSTPDGVDVELLKDVKERRRERVSVYATEATGATFHEKGNIWDIDADVALPCATQNELDGESAKMLADHGVRYVAEGANMPCTPEAIEVFRKRKIAFAPGKAANAGGVATSALEMQQNASRDSWSFDYTDKRLRDIMRNIFRSCDETAKEFSVEGDYVAGANIAGFRKVADAMLAQGVI is encoded by the coding sequence GTGGACGTCGACAAGACAGTCAAGGGCTACTACGACCAGATTCTCACCCGGAACGCCGGCGAGCCGGAGTTCCACCAGGCCGTCGCAGAGGTCCTCGACAGCCTGAAGTACGTGCTCCGCAAGGACGAGCACTACGCGGATGACGGACTGATCCAGCGCCTCACCGAGCCCGAGCGGCAGATCATCTTCCGCGTGCCGTGGATCGACGACAACGGCCAGGTCCAGGTCAACCGCGGTTTCCGCGTGCAGTTCAACTCCGTCCTCGGGCCGTACAAGGGCGGGCTGCGGTTCCACCCGTCGGTGAACCTCGGCATCATCAAGTTCCTCGGCTTCGAGCAGATCTTCAAGAACTCCCTCACCGGCCTGCCGATCGGCGGCGGCAAGGGTGGGTCGGACTTCGACCCGAAGGGCCGGTCCGACCGGGAGGTCATGCGCTTCTGCCAGTCGTTCATGACGGAGCTCCACCGCCACATCGGCGACAAGATCGACGTCCCCGCCGGGGACATCGGCGTCGGCGGCCGGGAGATCGGCTACCTCTTCGGCCAGTACCGGCGCATGACCGGTCGCCACGAGTCCGGCACGCTGACGGGCAAGGGCCTCAACTGGGGCGGCTCGCTCGTGCGGACCGAGGCCACGGGCTACGGCACCGTGTACTTCACGCAGGAGATGATGGCGGCGCACAACGAGCGGATGCACGGGGCCCGCATCATCGTCTCGGGGTCCGGCAACGTGGCGATCTACGCCATCCAGAAGGCCCAGGAGCTCGGCGCGACCGTCGTCGCCTTCTCCGACTCCTCCGGGTTCGTCTCGACCCCGGACGGGGTGGACGTCGAACTGCTCAAGGACGTCAAGGAGCGCCGGCGTGAGCGGGTGTCCGTCTACGCCACCGAGGCGACGGGCGCGACGTTCCACGAGAAGGGCAACATCTGGGACATCGACGCCGACGTCGCGCTCCCGTGCGCGACCCAGAACGAGCTCGACGGCGAGTCCGCGAAGATGCTCGCCGACCACGGCGTCCGCTACGTCGCCGAGGGTGCGAACATGCCCTGCACCCCCGAGGCCATCGAGGTCTTCCGGAAGCGGAAGATCGCCTTCGCCCCGGGCAAGGCGGCGAACGCCGGCGGTGTCGCGACGTCCGCGCTCGAGATGCAGCAGAACGCGTCGCGTGACTCGTGGAGCTTCGACTACACGGACAAGCGGCTGCGGGACATCATGCGGAACATCTTCCGCTCCTGCGACGAGACCGCGAAGGAGTTCTCCGTCGAGGGCGACTACGTCGCCGGCGCGAACATCGCGGGCTTCCGCAAGGTCGCCGACGCGATGCTCGCCCAGGGCGTCATCTGA
- the trmD gene encoding tRNA (guanine(37)-N(1))-methyltransferase, with translation MRIDVVTIFPGYLDPLRHALLGKAIERGIMTVAVHDLRSWSHDVHRTVDDSPFGGGPGMVMVPTVWGPALDDVAALTGPAAESAPLETALAHKLAHEGAGSVTDGDGTTGSGGDGSGGEGGTGEGDGSGTTGSGSGSGSGSGSGTGDDGTTGRDDRPLLIVPTPAGAPFTQETAARWSTEDRLVFACGRYEGIDQRVVDDAAERYRVEEVSIGDYVLIGGEVAVLVMAEAVVRLIPGVLGNRASHEEDSFQDGLLEGPCYTRPRLWRGREVPDVLLSGDHAKVDRWRRDESLRRTVARRPELLDAVELDRRDREVLGAEGWGTPDEA, from the coding sequence GTGCGGATCGACGTCGTCACGATCTTCCCCGGCTACCTCGACCCGCTCCGCCACGCGCTGCTCGGCAAGGCGATCGAGCGCGGCATCATGACGGTCGCGGTCCACGACCTCCGCTCGTGGAGTCACGACGTCCACCGCACGGTCGACGACTCCCCGTTCGGGGGCGGGCCGGGGATGGTGATGGTGCCGACGGTCTGGGGGCCGGCGCTCGACGACGTCGCCGCGCTCACGGGCCCGGCGGCCGAGAGCGCCCCGTTGGAGACCGCGCTCGCACACAAGCTCGCACACGAGGGGGCCGGGTCGGTCACCGACGGTGACGGCACCACCGGGTCCGGCGGCGACGGGTCCGGAGGCGAGGGGGGCACCGGCGAGGGGGACGGGTCCGGTACCACCGGGTCCGGGTCCGGGTCCGGGTCCGGGTCCGGGTCCGGGACCGGGGACGACGGAACCACCGGCCGTGACGACCGCCCCCTGCTCATCGTCCCGACCCCCGCGGGGGCGCCGTTCACCCAGGAGACGGCGGCCCGCTGGTCCACCGAGGACCGCCTCGTCTTCGCCTGCGGGCGGTACGAGGGCATCGACCAGCGCGTCGTCGACGACGCCGCGGAGCGCTACCGGGTCGAGGAGGTCTCGATCGGCGACTACGTGCTCATCGGCGGCGAGGTCGCCGTGCTCGTCATGGCCGAGGCCGTCGTCCGGCTCATCCCCGGGGTCCTCGGCAACCGGGCGAGCCACGAGGAGGACTCCTTCCAGGACGGCCTGCTCGAGGGCCCGTGCTACACGCGGCCCCGGTTGTGGCGGGGACGCGAGGTGCCGGACGTCCTGCTGTCCGGCGACCACGCGAAGGTCGACCGGTGGCGGCGGGACGAGTCCCTCCGCCGGACGGTGGCGCGTCGACCCGAACTCCTCGACGCCGTCGAGCTCGACCGCCGGGACCGGGAGGTACTCGGCGCGGAGGG
- a CDS encoding ribosome maturation factor RimM codes for MQIGRVIKPHGVRGELVVDATTDDPEGRFAVGEILTGVQAGRTSTLTVTAVRPHQGRLLVTVAEVADRTAADTLRGMRFMAPPRETADDGFYDHELEGLRVLDCGQVDADTAAARAYEGQLPEPVDIGEVTGVVHGPAGTLLEVTVDDDADLPTAGTTVLVPFRHAVVPIVDVDNGAVVITPPAGLLELI; via the coding sequence GTGCAGATCGGCCGGGTCATCAAGCCCCACGGGGTGCGGGGGGAGCTCGTCGTCGACGCGACGACGGACGACCCGGAGGGGCGCTTCGCCGTCGGGGAGATCCTCACGGGTGTGCAGGCGGGGCGGACGTCGACCCTCACGGTCACGGCCGTCCGGCCGCACCAGGGCCGCCTCCTCGTCACCGTCGCGGAGGTCGCCGACCGCACGGCCGCCGACACGCTCCGCGGGATGCGGTTCATGGCCCCGCCGCGCGAGACCGCCGACGACGGGTTCTACGACCACGAGCTCGAGGGCCTGCGGGTCCTCGACTGCGGCCAGGTCGACGCGGACACCGCCGCCGCCCGGGCCTACGAGGGGCAGCTGCCGGAACCCGTCGACATCGGGGAGGTCACGGGGGTCGTGCACGGTCCCGCGGGGACGCTGCTCGAGGTCACCGTCGACGACGACGCCGACCTCCCCACCGCCGGGACGACGGTGCTCGTGCCGTTCCGTCACGCGGTCGTGCCCATCGTCGACGTGGACAACGGCGCGGTCGTCATCACCCCGCCCGCTGGGTTGCTGGAGCTGATCTGA